The following coding sequences are from one Halobacteriovorax sp. JY17 window:
- a CDS encoding tRNA (adenine(22)-N(1))-methyltransferase TrmK — protein sequence MKYQENRLDIISTIPDREYTDIWDTCCDHGKLGSKLFRQFPNAKIHFNDIVPGIITKLEHRLRKAPKELYTLNAMDARLIKVENSTTLICICGIGGKMAVEIIEELVKSNSHHFELLICTHYHQIELRKSLIKLHFKLIRSQLIVHQKQHYEVMYISRERGKTISPLSEELYDKNCPKSTDYFKKSMKHFEKNSKYSDFSKKIFESYAELISE from the coding sequence ATGAAATATCAAGAAAATAGACTAGATATAATTTCCACCATCCCAGATAGAGAATACACTGATATCTGGGATACGTGCTGCGATCATGGAAAACTTGGCTCAAAGTTGTTTAGACAATTTCCAAATGCTAAAATTCACTTCAACGATATAGTTCCAGGAATTATTACAAAGCTAGAACATAGGCTTAGAAAAGCTCCAAAAGAGCTCTACACATTGAACGCCATGGACGCAAGATTAATCAAAGTAGAAAACTCTACGACGTTGATTTGTATTTGTGGTATTGGCGGAAAAATGGCAGTAGAGATTATAGAAGAATTAGTAAAGTCTAACTCTCATCATTTTGAATTATTAATTTGTACTCACTATCATCAAATTGAACTAAGAAAGTCACTCATTAAACTTCATTTCAAGCTTATTAGAAGCCAGCTTATCGTTCATCAAAAACAACACTATGAAGTAATGTACATAAGTAGAGAGAGGGGAAAGACTATCTCTCCTCTTAGTGAAGAACTTTATGATAAGAATTGCCCTAAGAGCACCGACTACTTTAAAAAGAGTATGAAACATTTTGAGAAAAACTCTAAATATTCTGATTTTTCTAAAAAAATATTTGAATCCTACGCTGAATTAATCAGCGAGTGA
- a CDS encoding metallophosphoesterase — MLKQIFLLLLLFSCANSSATIVQILHTNDLHSYYDHTIIDPTRGSYAALKAKMDELEDLATEEGIATFRFDAGDFLDGNIYYMADRGKRGFRMMERMGYDAIAVGNHDWLMGGKELNEMLKEQPPTFEYLGANFKAVNPLYTSIKKHVRPYTTFRVDDVSIGVMGLTTNELFYKWRFTGGDIENPSKVGAKLSTKMKEKEGHDFVIALSHVGISGDKKILKKSKDIDLIIGGHSHTAIMKPLMVRNENGLYRPIVQTGAHARFLGKMKVELIKGKALKILDYELVPIYSGERRDEVVDQYAQDSRAILNQDYGEDFLQEVLGYAEIKLRNSESILTPWTKLITDAIKDSVDADISFHSPGFGGASLPVGKVTREMVFNSYPRVFDLDDKYGWHIYKVDVHGVILKSLIRLILKGQFPVTFSGVTFDLIDDKNEIIDVNTSIIPRDISDDENNPLGLIGQFLGIDKDFDVVNIRVHGRPIRPYQQYRVAMPEGIVVGGLGVSGSVRYLLRAISKTDTTVWEAVSNKVKEVGVINYHYGMGDNFFRTSVLKRPMKKEKVEIPFRRESFERVL, encoded by the coding sequence ATGTTGAAACAAATTTTTCTACTTCTTCTTCTATTTAGTTGCGCTAATTCGAGCGCAACGATTGTTCAAATTCTTCATACTAATGATCTTCACTCTTACTATGATCATACGATTATTGATCCAACGAGAGGTAGCTACGCTGCTTTAAAAGCGAAGATGGATGAATTAGAAGATCTTGCAACCGAAGAGGGAATCGCTACATTTAGGTTTGATGCGGGTGATTTCTTAGATGGAAATATTTACTATATGGCCGATAGAGGAAAACGTGGCTTTAGAATGATGGAGCGAATGGGTTACGACGCCATCGCTGTAGGAAATCACGATTGGCTCATGGGAGGAAAAGAGCTTAATGAAATGCTTAAAGAGCAGCCTCCTACATTTGAATATCTTGGTGCAAACTTCAAAGCGGTTAATCCTCTTTATACTTCTATAAAGAAACATGTGCGTCCTTACACCACTTTTAGAGTTGATGACGTTTCGATTGGTGTCATGGGCCTTACCACTAATGAGTTATTCTATAAATGGCGTTTCACAGGTGGAGATATTGAAAATCCATCCAAGGTTGGTGCAAAACTTTCAACTAAAATGAAAGAGAAAGAGGGACATGACTTTGTGATCGCACTTTCTCATGTAGGTATTAGCGGAGATAAGAAAATTCTCAAAAAATCTAAAGATATTGATCTTATTATTGGAGGACACTCACATACAGCGATAATGAAGCCTCTTATGGTTAGAAATGAGAATGGTCTTTATAGACCTATTGTTCAAACTGGTGCTCATGCTCGCTTTCTTGGTAAAATGAAAGTGGAGTTAATTAAAGGTAAGGCGCTAAAAATTTTAGACTATGAGCTTGTCCCAATCTATTCGGGAGAGAGAAGAGATGAAGTTGTCGATCAATACGCACAGGACTCAAGAGCTATTTTAAATCAAGACTACGGTGAAGATTTCTTACAGGAAGTTCTAGGTTACGCAGAAATTAAACTTAGAAATAGTGAAAGTATTCTCACTCCTTGGACTAAATTAATTACTGACGCGATTAAAGATTCTGTAGATGCCGATATCTCTTTTCATTCTCCTGGTTTTGGTGGCGCGAGTCTACCAGTAGGAAAAGTTACGAGAGAGATGGTTTTTAATTCTTACCCAAGAGTTTTTGATCTCGATGATAAGTATGGGTGGCATATCTATAAAGTTGATGTTCATGGTGTGATTTTAAAATCATTAATTCGACTAATTTTAAAAGGACAATTTCCTGTTACATTCTCAGGAGTCACTTTTGATTTAATTGATGATAAGAACGAAATTATAGATGTGAATACTTCAATTATACCTAGAGATATTTCTGACGATGAGAATAATCCTCTAGGACTTATTGGTCAGTTTCTTGGAATTGATAAAGACTTTGATGTAGTCAATATTAGAGTTCACGGAAGGCCCATTAGACCTTACCAACAATATCGTGTGGCGATGCCTGAGGGAATTGTTGTAGGAGGGCTTGGAGTGAGTGGTTCCGTACGTTACTTACTTAGAGCAATATCAAAGACGGATACTACGGTATGGGAAGCGGTTTCTAATAAAGTGAAGGAAGTCGGTGTTATTAATTATCACTATGGGATGGGAGATAATTTCTTTAGAACTTCGGTCCTAAAAAGACCGATGAAGAAAGAAAAGGTCGAAATTCCTTTTAGAAGAGAATCGTTTGAAAGAGTTCTCTGA
- the rnhA gene encoding ribonuclease HI: MKKKTLAFFDKLKSKFPDDKKALSSIDYLKSQIEDWEEEVEEQNSTNGELPLPKEIKSKNAYALFSDGACRGNPGPGAWGMVGQNAKGEVLFKGSGVETTTTNNRMEMMGAIEAMKYLLSEGVNTDSAEVYLYSDSKYVVDGLKSWMQGWKNRGWKKADKKTPENVDLWQELDRISSSFSNIQYLWVKGHAGHPQNELCDQLANEALDDSGF; encoded by the coding sequence TTGAAGAAAAAAACGCTCGCATTCTTTGACAAATTAAAAAGTAAATTTCCAGATGATAAGAAGGCCTTATCATCTATAGATTATCTCAAGTCACAAATTGAAGACTGGGAGGAAGAAGTTGAAGAACAAAATTCAACAAATGGTGAACTTCCTCTTCCTAAAGAGATAAAGTCAAAAAACGCTTATGCACTTTTTAGTGATGGTGCGTGTAGGGGAAATCCAGGCCCTGGGGCCTGGGGAATGGTTGGGCAAAATGCAAAGGGCGAAGTTCTTTTTAAAGGCTCAGGGGTTGAGACAACGACAACTAATAATAGAATGGAAATGATGGGTGCAATTGAGGCGATGAAGTATCTTCTCTCGGAAGGCGTGAATACAGATTCTGCAGAAGTTTACCTCTATAGTGATTCTAAATATGTTGTAGACGGTCTTAAGTCGTGGATGCAGGGATGGAAGAATAGAGGCTGGAAGAAGGCCGATAAGAAGACACCTGAAAATGTTGATTTATGGCAAGAGTTAGATAGAATATCTAGTTCATTTAGTAATATTCAATATCTTTGGGTTAAAGGGCACGCCGGACATCCACAGAATGAATTGTGTGATCAGCTGGCCAATGAGGCCCTAGATGATAGTGGATTTTAA
- a CDS encoding L,D-transpeptidase has protein sequence MKLTARLAGAALVLATVMGTPLQSQLIPSANASFFGSSSWKKIQLPIEAKNRVEGVRVADVVSYLPSFVPGLSYVNEVLLKEKDQFFGDKGKVDEVLNLFFSELPEWSGKNVRLNLTALVKYNEDTIAFKEIKVEYNSSDVKNFAVSPVKFTSLSQTKLVFDVGLKSRKVIVKDKNSNIKMVFPLGVGSFDEGVLNDEISLLTPRFKNGYLDKSKAIRNRKMPRYFANLPFVRILKGSNPTEDYTGIGFHAQPFPDKNKFIRAFDSHGCMRMQTPDLWSLYFMVAAGPTKQLPITVNYTALSSEEHPFPKRDKPYKRVANTGSRANPSFSLDRDNLVLVQNNWDSSAPIENLVDLDNDNYHQVYNYSTTELVEDKWEGIRAKCKARTYENPAYTVNWDEYAPDYDSNDSERQRERKLKKAKKKYNKAIEKMNKKKDKAYEDCIDDHKRDSSIGDRLYRWWIHG, from the coding sequence ATGAAACTTACTGCAAGACTTGCAGGAGCAGCACTTGTGCTAGCAACTGTAATGGGAACACCGCTTCAATCACAATTAATTCCAAGTGCAAATGCATCATTCTTTGGTTCTTCAAGTTGGAAGAAAATTCAACTACCAATAGAGGCTAAGAATAGAGTAGAAGGCGTTAGAGTTGCTGATGTTGTAAGCTACCTACCATCTTTTGTTCCAGGTTTATCTTACGTTAACGAAGTTTTACTTAAAGAAAAAGACCAATTCTTTGGTGATAAAGGGAAGGTTGATGAAGTATTAAACCTATTCTTTAGTGAGCTACCTGAGTGGAGTGGAAAGAATGTACGTTTAAATTTAACTGCCCTTGTTAAATATAATGAAGATACAATCGCTTTTAAAGAAATTAAGGTTGAGTACAACTCTTCAGATGTAAAAAACTTTGCGGTATCACCTGTTAAGTTTACAAGTCTTTCGCAGACAAAGCTCGTTTTTGATGTCGGATTAAAGTCCAGAAAAGTTATAGTTAAAGATAAGAATAGTAATATCAAAATGGTTTTTCCTCTTGGTGTAGGTTCTTTTGATGAGGGTGTTTTAAACGACGAAATCTCACTCTTAACTCCAAGATTTAAAAATGGATACTTAGATAAGTCTAAGGCCATTAGAAATAGAAAAATGCCAAGATACTTTGCAAATCTTCCTTTTGTTAGAATTTTAAAAGGTTCAAATCCAACTGAAGATTACACTGGAATTGGTTTTCACGCTCAACCTTTTCCAGATAAGAATAAATTCATTAGAGCATTTGATAGTCATGGTTGTATGAGAATGCAAACACCAGATCTTTGGTCACTATACTTTATGGTTGCTGCAGGACCTACGAAGCAATTACCAATAACTGTTAACTATACAGCTTTAAGTTCTGAGGAGCACCCATTTCCAAAGAGAGATAAGCCTTACAAGAGAGTTGCCAATACTGGTTCTAGAGCAAATCCAAGTTTCTCACTTGATAGAGACAACCTAGTTCTTGTTCAGAATAACTGGGATTCTTCTGCTCCTATTGAGAACCTTGTTGATCTTGATAATGATAACTATCACCAAGTGTATAACTATAGTACAACTGAGTTAGTTGAAGATAAGTGGGAAGGGATTAGAGCGAAGTGTAAGGCGAGAACATACGAAAACCCTGCTTACACAGTAAATTGGGATGAGTATGCTCCTGATTATGACTCAAATGATTCTGAGAGACAGAGAGAGAGAAAACTAAAGAAAGCTAAGAAGAAATATAATAAGGCCATAGAGAAAATGAATAAGAAGAAAGATAAGGCCTATGAAGACTGTATTGACGATCATAAGAGAGACTCATCAATTGGTGATAGACTTTATAGATGGTGGATCCACGGTTAA
- the gcvPB gene encoding aminomethyl-transferring glycine dehydrogenase subunit GcvPB: MSRIENLPYNPNELERELKPFYISASEDEISEMMQTIGVKDFKELYSHIPANILMEKGPTELGPHLEYEQLVAHVEDLAAKNNIKTSFIGDGLQQYQVPSVVPFVCDIRGLTTAYTPYQPERSQGTLWTLWMYSSTLSMLTGFEAINASFYDRSTCLFEACNTATRIKRNTTKVIISEGIYPGDMEVLRTQAIETNLELITLPIDKETGLTDIDEAKALIEKESSSLAGFAFCQVNNLGLVEDVNALTDLCTDAGIQSIAIIDPMLLATEGLLPPVKYGSQDQGADMIVGEGQHLAIGPNWGGPGLGIFGIRYNERNKTAIRSTAGRYIGKGKDGEGKTCLSIVLSTREQHIRREKATSNICSNQSFLASAAGAGILGRGENGMTEAMMAGRELATQVFVELSKYKEFTPSFPHSPFFNEIIFTYSGNLNELMDSASSAGIHLGVDISSRLGRDGQLKMSFSDLQNDADLEKLTAFLDKNLMIVEAEDEEDMPEIPGDLLRTSEVGLPNFTEDEIKKFYTELGSMNVSPDDNIYPLGSCTMKYNPYINDYAAGLKGFTDTHPQAPESDTQANLEILFETQEMFKSITGLPGVVTQPVAGAQGELVGLKLFQAYHRDNGNADKKDIVLIPRSAHGTNPATATMAGFETKKVGGVQYGIITIEANQNAEMDFDQLKSVVAEYGERIAGIMVTNPNTAGIFETQFKEMADLIHSVDGLVYMDGANMNAIAGWVDLDKMGVDAVHNNLHKTWTIPHGGGGPGDAIVGVSAKLLDYIPGIQVKKVDGKFISFRAPKTIGSFHRHHGNFAHKVRCYTYIKALGTEGVKKMSAMAVLSAKYLYHELKDTFPTLPSRSESSPRMHEFILTLTDDEFAKIANAGTVKSAAIAKIGKLFLDFGLHAPTVAFPEIYGLMVEPTESFTKKELDDFIAVVKEIKLIINEHPQVLITTPHFTPIKKVDEVSANKNLDLFDNITSFPNLAKNIIEPGILTAMKPNEVTKKILSAHESV, encoded by the coding sequence ATGAGTCGAATTGAAAACCTACCATATAATCCAAATGAATTAGAAAGAGAATTGAAACCATTCTACATCAGTGCCTCAGAAGATGAAATCAGTGAGATGATGCAGACAATAGGTGTGAAAGATTTTAAAGAACTCTACTCTCATATTCCAGCAAATATACTTATGGAAAAAGGACCTACTGAACTTGGTCCTCATTTAGAGTATGAACAACTCGTCGCCCACGTTGAAGACTTAGCTGCGAAAAATAATATTAAGACTTCATTCATTGGAGATGGGCTTCAACAATATCAAGTTCCATCTGTTGTTCCATTTGTTTGTGACATAAGAGGACTTACGACGGCCTACACTCCATACCAGCCAGAGAGATCACAGGGAACTCTTTGGACTCTTTGGATGTATTCAAGCACTCTTTCAATGCTGACAGGATTTGAGGCCATCAACGCTTCTTTCTATGATAGATCAACTTGTCTATTTGAGGCCTGCAATACAGCAACGAGAATTAAGAGAAACACAACGAAAGTTATTATTTCAGAGGGTATCTACCCTGGAGATATGGAAGTTCTAAGAACTCAGGCCATTGAAACAAACTTAGAACTTATCACTCTTCCAATTGATAAAGAAACAGGTCTAACAGATATTGACGAGGCCAAAGCTCTTATTGAAAAGGAAAGCTCCTCTCTAGCAGGTTTTGCTTTTTGCCAAGTAAATAACCTAGGTCTAGTTGAAGATGTCAATGCACTCACTGATCTTTGTACCGATGCAGGAATTCAATCTATTGCGATTATTGATCCGATGCTTTTAGCAACAGAAGGTCTTCTTCCTCCTGTTAAGTACGGAAGTCAGGACCAAGGTGCTGATATGATCGTAGGAGAAGGACAACATCTTGCCATCGGCCCTAACTGGGGTGGTCCAGGTCTTGGAATTTTTGGAATAAGATATAATGAAAGAAATAAAACGGCCATTAGATCAACTGCCGGAAGATATATTGGAAAAGGAAAAGACGGCGAGGGAAAAACTTGTCTCTCAATCGTTCTCTCAACTCGTGAACAACATATTAGAAGAGAGAAGGCCACAAGTAATATTTGTTCTAACCAATCTTTTCTAGCATCTGCAGCGGGAGCTGGGATTCTTGGTCGTGGCGAAAATGGAATGACTGAAGCGATGATGGCCGGGCGCGAACTTGCCACACAAGTATTTGTTGAACTTTCAAAGTACAAAGAATTCACGCCATCATTTCCACACTCTCCTTTTTTCAACGAAATTATTTTCACTTATAGTGGAAATCTAAATGAGCTAATGGATAGTGCAAGCTCAGCGGGAATTCACCTAGGTGTTGATATCAGCTCAAGGCTAGGAAGAGATGGGCAATTAAAAATGAGCTTCTCTGATTTACAAAACGATGCCGATCTTGAAAAGCTCACTGCCTTCCTTGATAAGAATTTAATGATAGTAGAAGCTGAAGACGAAGAAGATATGCCGGAGATCCCAGGAGATCTTCTAAGAACAAGCGAAGTAGGACTTCCTAATTTCACAGAAGATGAAATTAAGAAATTCTACACTGAGCTTGGAAGTATGAACGTCTCTCCTGATGATAATATTTATCCTCTAGGATCTTGTACGATGAAGTACAATCCGTACATCAATGACTACGCAGCAGGGCTTAAAGGCTTTACTGACACTCACCCACAAGCTCCAGAATCTGACACTCAAGCGAATCTTGAGATTCTCTTTGAAACTCAGGAAATGTTTAAATCAATAACTGGACTTCCAGGTGTTGTAACTCAACCTGTGGCAGGTGCACAGGGTGAATTAGTTGGACTTAAATTATTCCAGGCCTACCATAGAGATAATGGTAATGCGGACAAGAAAGACATCGTTCTTATTCCAAGAAGTGCTCACGGAACAAACCCAGCAACTGCCACAATGGCAGGATTTGAAACGAAGAAAGTTGGTGGTGTTCAATATGGAATTATTACAATTGAAGCAAACCAAAATGCAGAAATGGATTTTGATCAACTTAAATCTGTTGTTGCTGAATACGGAGAGAGAATCGCAGGGATCATGGTAACCAATCCAAATACAGCGGGAATTTTTGAAACACAATTTAAAGAAATGGCCGATCTCATTCATTCAGTTGATGGACTTGTCTACATGGACGGCGCCAATATGAATGCTATTGCAGGTTGGGTAGACCTAGATAAGATGGGAGTGGACGCCGTTCACAATAACCTTCATAAGACTTGGACCATTCCACATGGTGGAGGAGGTCCAGGAGATGCGATAGTTGGAGTTAGTGCAAAACTTTTAGACTATATTCCAGGAATTCAGGTGAAGAAAGTTGATGGGAAGTTCATCTCCTTTAGGGCGCCTAAGACCATTGGTAGCTTTCACAGACACCATGGAAATTTCGCCCATAAAGTAAGATGCTACACTTATATCAAGGCCCTTGGAACAGAAGGGGTAAAGAAGATGTCTGCCATGGCGGTTCTTTCAGCGAAGTACCTCTACCATGAATTAAAAGATACATTCCCTACTCTTCCATCTAGGTCTGAGAGTTCTCCAAGAATGCACGAATTTATTCTAACTCTTACAGATGATGAGTTCGCTAAAATTGCAAATGCAGGAACAGTTAAGTCTGCAGCAATTGCAAAGATTGGGAAGCTCTTCCTAGACTTTGGTCTACATGCACCAACAGTAGCATTTCCTGAGATTTATGGACTTATGGTTGAACCAACTGAATCATTCACTAAGAAAGAACTTGATGACTTCATAGCTGTTGTTAAAGAGATTAAATTAATCATTAACGAGCATCCACAAGTGCTTATAACAACTCCACACTTTACTCCAATAAAGAAAGTAGATGAAGTCAGCGCAAATAAGAATCTTGACCTCTTTGATAATATTACGAGTTTTCCAAATCTCGCCAAGAATATTATTGAGCCAGGAATTCTAACCGCAATGAAACCTAACGAAGTGACGAAGAAAATTCTTTCGGCACACGAATCTGTATAG
- a CDS encoding 5'-nucleotidase, lipoprotein e(P4) family has translation MKKIILLIVLMATASCGHMGSKNKAEYTEGATLWVQNAAEFRALSYQAFNSARLYLDRALLTKRNRKKPAVVVDIDETVLDNSPYQAMNILKNRSFDRKYWDEWIQKSQAKAIPGAIDFLNYAHKKGVEVIYISNRRIKGLGATYKNLLNLGFPVKRQNIFLKTTTNNKEERRQNVMRNFDIVLLAGDTLADFSEVFNEKGTNDRNILVDKMRDDFGKKFIILPNPMYGDWEGAMYNYEFSGSPEGKAKLRKGHLYPYN, from the coding sequence ATGAAGAAGATAATTCTTTTAATAGTTTTAATGGCCACGGCTTCGTGTGGACACATGGGAAGTAAGAATAAAGCGGAGTACACAGAGGGGGCAACTCTTTGGGTACAAAATGCTGCAGAATTTAGGGCCTTGAGCTATCAAGCTTTTAATTCAGCAAGACTCTATCTTGATCGCGCTTTACTCACTAAGAGAAACCGTAAGAAGCCAGCTGTTGTTGTTGATATTGACGAGACGGTTTTAGATAATAGCCCTTATCAAGCGATGAATATTTTAAAGAATAGAAGTTTTGATAGAAAGTACTGGGATGAGTGGATTCAAAAATCACAGGCAAAGGCCATCCCTGGTGCAATTGATTTCTTAAATTATGCCCATAAGAAAGGTGTGGAAGTCATCTATATTTCTAATCGAAGAATAAAGGGGCTTGGAGCAACTTATAAGAATCTTCTTAATTTAGGATTTCCAGTAAAGAGACAAAATATCTTTCTAAAAACAACGACAAATAATAAAGAAGAGAGAAGACAGAATGTGATGAGAAATTTTGATATTGTCCTTCTTGCTGGTGATACACTGGCGGATTTCTCTGAAGTTTTTAATGAGAAAGGAACAAATGATAGAAATATCCTAGTTGATAAGATGAGAGATGACTTTGGAAAGAAGTTTATTATTCTTCCAAATCCAATGTATGGAGACTGGGAAGGGGCAATGTATAATTATGAATTTTCTGGAAGCCCAGAAGGGAAGGCCAAGCTTAGAAAAGGGCATCTTTACCCGTATAACTAG
- a CDS encoding NGG1p interacting factor NIF3: protein MKKIVFFVPIDHSEAVKEAVFKAGAGKIGHYDQCCFETLGTGQFRPLEGSSAFLGLVGEVEKVEEMRVEMVCENNLIGSVIDALKIAHPYETPAYEVYSLEEY from the coding sequence GTGAAAAAAATTGTGTTTTTTGTACCTATTGACCACTCGGAAGCAGTGAAAGAAGCTGTTTTTAAGGCCGGTGCGGGGAAGATTGGCCACTATGATCAATGCTGTTTTGAGACTCTTGGTACTGGCCAGTTTAGGCCTTTAGAGGGCTCTTCGGCCTTTTTAGGTCTAGTTGGAGAGGTGGAGAAAGTTGAGGAAATGAGGGTTGAAATGGTTTGTGAAAACAATTTGATTGGTAGCGTTATTGATGCTTTAAAAATAGCTCATCCCTATGAAACTCCGGCCTATGAGGTCTATTCATTAGAGGAGTATTAG
- a CDS encoding FKBP-type peptidyl-prolyl cis-trans isomerase, with the protein MKKSLIVGVFAAAALMTGCNKQKDIKVSSDQDKIFYSVGFMFGQRMKDLRLNDAELAAMTQGLRDAANGKESQADLQVFQPKIREEFQKRIQSHSQTVKVEGEKFLADFIKEGATKTASGLAYKIIKAGEGAKPKATDTVKVHYHGTLIDGTVFDSSVDRGKEVSFPLNRVIKGWTEGLQLIGKGGKIKLVIPSALAYGDHGAPPKIPGGATLIFEVELFEIQSGDAHSADDGHNHGKPAKAAKKAKK; encoded by the coding sequence ATGAAGAAAAGCCTAATCGTAGGTGTCTTTGCTGCCGCAGCATTGATGACAGGTTGTAACAAACAAAAAGATATCAAAGTCAGCTCTGACCAAGACAAAATCTTCTACTCGGTAGGGTTTATGTTTGGTCAAAGAATGAAAGACTTAAGACTTAACGACGCTGAATTAGCAGCTATGACTCAAGGTCTTAGAGATGCCGCTAATGGAAAAGAGTCTCAAGCAGATCTTCAAGTTTTTCAACCAAAGATTCGTGAAGAATTTCAAAAGAGAATTCAATCTCACTCTCAAACAGTTAAAGTTGAAGGTGAAAAATTCTTAGCAGACTTTATTAAAGAGGGAGCTACTAAGACTGCTTCAGGTCTTGCTTATAAAATCATTAAGGCCGGTGAAGGTGCTAAGCCAAAAGCTACAGATACTGTTAAAGTTCACTATCACGGTACTTTAATTGATGGAACTGTATTTGACTCTTCTGTTGATAGAGGAAAAGAAGTAAGCTTTCCTCTTAATAGAGTTATCAAGGGATGGACTGAAGGTCTTCAGTTAATCGGAAAAGGTGGAAAAATTAAATTAGTTATTCCTTCGGCCCTTGCTTATGGTGATCACGGTGCACCTCCAAAGATTCCTGGTGGAGCAACTCTTATATTTGAAGTAGAGCTTTTTGAAATTCAAAGTGGCGATGCTCATAGTGCTGATGATGGTCATAACCATGGTAAGCCTGCTAAAGCGGCTAAGAAAGCTAAGAAGTAA
- a CDS encoding DUF2817 domain-containing protein encodes MNFIDLKFGTSVEGENIEAYKTEGKSKKYVYLMAGTHGDEVEGVYVVKQLFEWLKTEVDVDLPMVVIPVLNPDGYRNATRVNANGVDLNRNYDSGTWSSEAREEKYYPGTEPLSEPENKFLINLFEKFPPKIILSFHSWKPMINYNGDCKEVAEFLSQYNGYITCDDIEGHPTPGSLGDLGPKKYESPVLTFECPVLSDELNLKKIWDENEAGLKALFQSDLL; translated from the coding sequence ATGAATTTCATTGATTTAAAATTTGGTACTTCTGTAGAAGGCGAAAATATTGAAGCTTATAAAACTGAAGGTAAATCGAAGAAGTATGTTTATCTCATGGCCGGAACCCACGGTGACGAAGTAGAAGGCGTCTATGTTGTAAAGCAATTATTTGAATGGCTAAAGACAGAAGTTGATGTTGACCTCCCAATGGTAGTGATCCCCGTCCTTAATCCTGATGGATATAGAAATGCTACACGAGTCAATGCCAATGGAGTTGACTTAAATAGAAATTACGATAGTGGAACTTGGTCAAGTGAAGCCCGCGAAGAAAAATACTATCCAGGCACTGAACCTCTCAGTGAGCCTGAAAATAAATTTCTAATTAATCTATTTGAAAAATTCCCTCCAAAAATTATTCTAAGTTTCCACTCATGGAAGCCAATGATTAATTACAATGGAGACTGTAAAGAAGTTGCAGAATTTCTAAGCCAGTATAATGGCTATATTACATGTGATGATATTGAAGGACATCCAACTCCAGGATCTCTCGGAGATCTTGGCCCTAAGAAGTACGAGAGCCCAGTTCTCACCTTTGAATGTCCTGTTCTCAGTGATGAACTTAATCTCAAGAAAATTTGGGATGAAAATGAAGCTGGTCTTAAAGCACTCTTTCAAAGCGACCTGCTCTAA